In Schlegelella aquatica, one DNA window encodes the following:
- a CDS encoding MarR family winged helix-turn-helix transcriptional regulator — protein MTRQFPFDKTVEVAQACLCLHAQRAARVLARHFDEVFRPLDLTNGQFSLLMALNRRQAPTVGELAPFLAMDRTTLTALIKPLERRGLLEVAADAHDRRKRRVRLTASGHALLERAYPLWCEAHAALEQQFCDAATLRALLQQVVDRAQTRDGATARSSG, from the coding sequence GTGACCCGCCAGTTCCCGTTTGACAAGACGGTCGAGGTCGCGCAGGCCTGCTTGTGTCTGCACGCGCAGCGTGCCGCGCGGGTGTTGGCCCGTCACTTCGACGAGGTGTTTCGCCCGTTGGACCTGACCAACGGCCAGTTCTCGCTGCTGATGGCGTTGAACCGCCGGCAAGCGCCGACGGTGGGCGAACTCGCGCCCTTCCTGGCGATGGACCGCACCACGCTGACGGCGTTGATCAAGCCCCTGGAACGCAGAGGGTTGCTGGAAGTCGCTGCCGATGCGCATGATCGCCGCAAGCGCCGCGTACGCTTGACGGCGTCGGGGCATGCGCTGCTCGAGCGGGCCTACCCGCTGTGGTGTGAGGCGCATGCCGCCCTGGAGCAGCAATTCTGCGACGCCGCCACGCTGCGGGCGTTGCTGCAACAGGTCGTCGATCGCGCACAGACACGAGACGGGGCGACGGCCCGCAGCAGCGGTTGA
- a CDS encoding VOC family protein encodes MIPKNTVCIWYDREAEQAARFYASVFPDSAVTAVHRSPMDNPGNRAGDVLVVQFTVCGIPCIGLNGGPRFPHSEAFSFQIATDTQEETDRYWNALVGNGGRESECGWCKDRWGVNWQIIPRTLTEALAAGGPEAQRAFAAMMTMRKIDVAAIDAARRG; translated from the coding sequence ATGATCCCGAAGAACACCGTGTGCATCTGGTACGACCGCGAAGCCGAGCAGGCCGCACGCTTTTACGCCTCGGTGTTTCCCGACAGCGCCGTCACCGCCGTGCATCGCTCGCCCATGGACAACCCCGGCAACCGGGCAGGCGATGTCCTGGTCGTCCAGTTCACCGTCTGCGGCATTCCCTGCATCGGGCTCAACGGCGGCCCGAGGTTTCCGCACTCGGAGGCGTTCTCGTTCCAGATCGCCACCGACACGCAGGAAGAGACCGACCGCTACTGGAACGCCCTCGTCGGCAACGGTGGCCGCGAAAGCGAATGCGGCTGGTGCAAGGATCGCTGGGGCGTGAACTGGCAGATCATCCCGCGCACGCTCACCGAAGCGCTCGCCGCGGGCGGCCCCGAGGCCCAGCGCGCCTTCGCGGCCATGATGACCATGCGCAAGATCGACGTCGCCGCCATCGACGCCGCGCGGCGGGGGTGA
- a CDS encoding TetR/AcrR family transcriptional regulator, translating to MGRPKSIDRDAVLDVAEAIVRTQGAAALTLDAVAQAAGISKGGVQSCFGTKAALVDALFERFGQAYERRYREVADTDPSPVGRVRAHVAATFGSDEVSSAKAAGLLAALLQSPQELESTRQWYRERLQGLCMDTPEHRSAWLAFLAAEGAFMVRYFGLVEMNERLWRAIEAELQHTLAPSGPDPSADPRRRPPRRRRS from the coding sequence TCGCACCCAGGGGGCAGCGGCGCTGACCCTCGACGCCGTGGCCCAGGCGGCGGGTATCAGCAAGGGCGGCGTGCAGTCGTGCTTCGGCACCAAGGCCGCCTTGGTGGACGCGCTGTTCGAGCGCTTCGGGCAGGCCTACGAGCGCCGTTATCGCGAGGTGGCCGACACGGATCCCTCCCCGGTGGGCCGGGTGCGCGCGCATGTGGCGGCGACCTTCGGGTCGGACGAAGTCTCCAGCGCCAAGGCGGCGGGTCTGCTGGCGGCGCTGTTGCAATCGCCGCAAGAGCTGGAGAGCACCCGCCAGTGGTATCGCGAGCGTCTGCAGGGCCTGTGCATGGACACGCCCGAGCACCGATCAGCGTGGCTGGCCTTTCTGGCGGCCGAAGGCGCCTTCATGGTGCGCTACTTCGGCCTGGTGGAGATGAACGAGCGACTGTGGCGCGCGATCGAGGCCGAGTTGCAGCACACCCTCGCGCCCAGTGGCCCGGATCCCAGTGCCGACCCCAGGCGCCGCCCACCCCGTCGAAGGCGTTCGTAG